Proteins encoded by one window of Flagellimonas lutaonensis:
- a CDS encoding ribonuclease HII → MGGLKRFYRFLEEAGTDEAGRGCLAGPVTAAAIVLPPDFKNSFLTDSKQLTEHKRELLRPILEEQAPSFGVSHVFPDEIDEINILNASIRAMHRALDQLDCPVKFIIVDGNRFKPYGNIPFECIIKGDGKYLSIAGASVLAKTYRDAYMRQLHEEYPMYNWAQNKGYPTKEHREAIKKYGLTKYHRKSFKQLPTQLKLDV, encoded by the coding sequence TTGGGTGGATTAAAGCGTTTTTATCGATTTTTGGAAGAAGCCGGCACCGACGAGGCCGGCCGTGGTTGCTTGGCAGGGCCGGTAACCGCCGCGGCCATTGTATTGCCTCCCGACTTTAAAAATTCTTTCCTTACAGATTCAAAACAGTTGACCGAACACAAACGTGAGTTGTTGCGCCCAATTTTGGAAGAACAGGCCCCGTCTTTTGGGGTAAGCCACGTTTTTCCTGATGAGATTGACGAAATCAACATCTTGAACGCCTCCATCAGGGCCATGCACCGGGCATTGGACCAATTGGATTGCCCCGTCAAGTTTATTATCGTGGATGGCAACCGGTTCAAGCCCTATGGCAATATCCCGTTCGAATGTATCATAAAGGGCGATGGAAAATACCTGAGTATCGCCGGTGCCTCTGTTTTGGCGAAAACCTATCGGGACGCCTACATGCGACAATTGCATGAAGAGTACCCCATGTACAATTGGGCCCAAAACAAAGGCTACCCTACAAAAGAACATCGTGAGGCCATTAAAAAATATGGGTTGACAAAATATCACCGAAAAAGTTTCAAACAGCTACCCACCCAATTGAAACTTGATGTCTAA
- a CDS encoding ribonuclease HII: MMRLRALLITILIVVGSCSPEKKASDPLLGHLPPNAALLIKINDFTGFKSQLKNQTFLSAIKSTGLYNAISNTCGGLDYLNIGPEALLSFYEVGKERFEFILATNQGAINFNLDDIGDKTIETLQYEGATIKHYAVGDSNFFMLEQDGKTIVSSSQLLIENIVRLKGKSQLPKQLVKLYTNADKNKTANFFFNLSEVAPLIVSQLKNKDVENVQRFADHAYLDLEASQDFLGLRGVTMASDSLPNWVNLFQGTTPLSNRTAAIAPLTANAILSFTFNDYARFATNQNDYLDRTHSLDTLFNAVEEIGVVFMPSKKAVVLNTFGTENLSGFINSNKVGTADYQGREIIQLGSTNWLSEAFNPLVNNFEAQFCTVIENAFVFGQDIETIQTLISNYASGASFDKSTTYKTALQYLANESSMLFVSTGTGIEEFLTEEFEAALAKDLKNAKLDEYSFAAQLVADDDFFHTNFFIAKIEKAKTANSVSPLFTLQLDTDLATDPQFVKNHRTNKQEIVVQDQDNFLYLISTDGKVLWKKQLEGRVQGRIHQVDLYRNGKLQLAFTTNNQFLILDRNGEIVEPFNKTYEGGNLNGLAVFDYDGRKDYRFVVTQGTKVYMYNRKGDIVNGFKYTETESPVIAPPKHFRIGKKDYLVFQLENGQLKIRHRAGQDRIKVSQKIDFSNNKVFLYKNKFSVTDKKGILYQVASNGKLTTTNFNLSADHGMFATSKTLALMNDNELSIKGKKVALELGVYTAPKIFYIYDKIYVSITDLQSQKIYLFDSQARPMANFPVFGSSPIDLADIDNDRKLELVAKNQENSLIVYNLN; encoded by the coding sequence ATGATGAGGCTGAGAGCACTTCTTATCACCATTTTAATCGTAGTAGGATCATGTTCTCCAGAAAAAAAAGCGTCTGATCCATTACTCGGGCATCTACCGCCAAATGCAGCGTTGCTGATTAAAATCAACGACTTTACAGGATTTAAAAGCCAGCTGAAAAACCAAACTTTCCTATCGGCAATCAAATCCACGGGGCTGTACAACGCCATCTCGAATACCTGCGGCGGTCTCGACTACCTCAACATTGGCCCTGAAGCCTTGCTATCTTTTTATGAAGTGGGCAAAGAGCGTTTCGAATTTATTTTGGCTACAAACCAGGGAGCCATCAATTTCAATCTAGATGATATTGGCGATAAAACCATAGAAACCCTGCAATATGAAGGGGCCACAATTAAGCATTACGCTGTAGGCGATAGCAATTTCTTTATGCTGGAACAAGATGGTAAAACCATTGTAAGTTCCTCACAACTTTTAATTGAGAACATCGTCAGGTTAAAGGGCAAAAGCCAGTTGCCCAAGCAGTTGGTAAAGCTTTACACGAATGCCGACAAGAACAAAACAGCCAATTTCTTTTTCAATCTTTCCGAAGTAGCCCCTTTGATCGTTTCGCAGCTCAAGAACAAAGATGTTGAGAACGTACAACGTTTTGCCGATCACGCCTATCTTGACCTGGAGGCCAGCCAAGATTTCTTGGGGCTCAGGGGAGTCACCATGGCCAGCGATAGCCTGCCAAATTGGGTGAATTTGTTTCAGGGCACCACGCCACTGTCAAACCGGACAGCGGCCATTGCACCATTGACTGCAAATGCCATTCTTTCTTTTACCTTCAATGATTATGCCCGGTTTGCCACGAACCAGAATGACTATTTGGACAGAACACATTCGCTCGACACCCTGTTCAATGCTGTTGAAGAGATAGGGGTAGTCTTCATGCCCTCAAAAAAAGCCGTGGTGCTCAATACCTTTGGTACAGAAAACCTTTCTGGCTTTATCAATTCGAACAAGGTAGGAACCGCTGATTACCAAGGAAGGGAAATCATACAGCTTGGCAGTACAAATTGGCTCTCCGAGGCCTTCAATCCCTTGGTCAACAATTTCGAGGCCCAATTTTGCACGGTCATTGAAAACGCCTTCGTTTTCGGACAAGATATTGAAACCATCCAAACCCTTATCAGCAATTATGCCAGTGGCGCGTCTTTTGACAAGAGCACTACGTACAAAACTGCCCTTCAATACCTTGCAAACGAATCGAGTATGCTTTTTGTTTCTACCGGTACGGGCATTGAGGAATTTCTAACCGAAGAATTTGAGGCTGCCTTGGCCAAGGATTTAAAAAATGCCAAACTTGACGAATATAGTTTTGCCGCACAGTTGGTTGCTGATGACGATTTCTTCCATACGAATTTCTTTATCGCAAAAATTGAAAAGGCCAAAACCGCCAATAGTGTATCACCGCTCTTTACCCTTCAGTTAGATACTGATTTGGCCACCGACCCACAGTTCGTAAAAAACCATCGCACCAACAAGCAAGAAATAGTGGTACAAGACCAAGACAACTTCCTTTATCTTATATCGACCGATGGAAAGGTATTGTGGAAAAAACAGCTTGAAGGAAGGGTGCAAGGCCGCATTCACCAGGTAGATCTATACAGGAACGGAAAGCTGCAATTGGCCTTTACCACCAATAACCAGTTTTTGATTTTGGATAGAAACGGTGAAATAGTGGAGCCATTCAACAAAACCTACGAGGGTGGTAATTTGAACGGTCTGGCTGTTTTTGATTATGATGGGCGAAAAGACTATCGCTTTGTGGTGACGCAAGGCACCAAGGTGTATATGTACAATCGAAAGGGTGATATTGTAAACGGGTTCAAGTATACCGAAACCGAGAGTCCTGTAATTGCTCCGCCAAAGCACTTTAGAATTGGCAAAAAAGACTATCTCGTATTCCAGTTGGAAAACGGACAATTGAAGATCCGGCACCGCGCCGGTCAAGACAGAATCAAGGTGTCGCAAAAAATCGACTTTTCAAACAACAAGGTATTTCTATACAAGAATAAGTTTTCGGTAACCGACAAAAAGGGTATCCTGTACCAAGTGGCAAGCAACGGCAAGCTGACCACTACCAACTTTAACTTGAGCGCAGATCACGGCATGTTCGCCACAAGCAAGACATTGGCATTGATGAACGACAACGAATTGAGCATCAAGGGAAAAAAAGTAGCGCTCGAGCTTGGGGTCTACACCGCCCCCAAGATTTTCTATATCTATGACAAAATATACGTCAGCATTACCGACCTTCAGAGCCAGAAAATCTATCTTTTTGATAGTCAGGCAAGGCCAATGGCAAATTTCCCGGTGTTTGGCAGCTCGCCTATTGATTTGGCCGATATCGACAACGACCGGAAGCTCGAATTGGTTGCAAAAAATCAAGAAAATTCGCTTATCGTCTACAATCTGAATTAA
- a CDS encoding OmpA family protein, with amino-acid sequence MKSLFKGSLGLGLLMLFVFPANGNAQFLKKLGKRAEKAAERTIERRVEKETSEKTDQALDSILEPGKKGKQAPPNTPTPPNQTGGQQGNMGNNPSNQGGPGGANTSGPKTIQVYSKFDFVPGDKQIFFDDFGNDFIGDFPSKWNTNAGGEVVTLGDSPQKWLELKSGYNIYYIPDVPELPEEYTIEFDVTGLGLERASSTAHVRVDLSDDGNFKEGANFVQAHIPLCQYTPVGITIENRINNKRLVRSTVKADIRNEILDKAHISIAVNKQRFRLWVNETKYIDVPRLVPTGTVLHTLKFHANNFRDGKEKVFITNLKVAEGGVDLRRKLISEGKVSTNAILFDSGSANLQPQSMGVIRQISQVLQQESGMNLKIVGHTDADGSDENNLALSQKRAEAVKNALVSVYGISADRLTTEGKGESEPIADNNSPDGKAQNRRVEFIKQ; translated from the coding sequence ATGAAATCACTATTTAAGGGCAGTCTTGGGCTGGGGCTGCTCATGCTATTCGTTTTTCCTGCCAATGGCAACGCCCAATTTTTGAAAAAACTTGGCAAACGTGCCGAGAAGGCCGCGGAACGCACCATTGAACGCAGGGTTGAAAAAGAGACCTCTGAAAAGACCGACCAAGCTCTTGACAGCATATTGGAGCCGGGCAAAAAGGGGAAGCAAGCTCCACCGAACACACCCACCCCGCCCAATCAGACAGGTGGGCAACAGGGCAATATGGGAAACAACCCCAGTAACCAAGGTGGCCCTGGCGGAGCAAATACAAGTGGCCCAAAAACAATCCAGGTCTATAGCAAATTTGACTTTGTGCCCGGCGATAAACAAATATTCTTTGATGATTTCGGAAATGACTTTATAGGTGATTTCCCCTCGAAGTGGAATACCAATGCAGGGGGTGAAGTAGTTACCTTGGGTGATTCTCCCCAAAAATGGTTGGAGTTGAAATCGGGTTACAATATTTATTACATACCAGACGTACCCGAACTACCGGAAGAATATACTATAGAATTCGATGTCACGGGCCTAGGTCTTGAAAGAGCTTCTTCAACAGCACACGTAAGGGTGGATTTAAGTGATGACGGCAACTTTAAGGAAGGTGCAAACTTCGTACAGGCCCATATTCCTTTGTGCCAATACACCCCTGTAGGTATTACCATCGAAAATAGAATAAACAATAAAAGACTTGTTAGAAGTACGGTTAAAGCCGATATACGCAATGAAATCCTTGACAAAGCACACATATCGATTGCAGTCAACAAACAACGGTTCAGGCTTTGGGTGAACGAAACTAAATATATTGATGTGCCCAGATTAGTTCCAACCGGTACTGTTTTGCACACATTAAAATTTCATGCCAATAATTTTAGAGATGGAAAAGAAAAAGTCTTTATAACCAATCTGAAAGTAGCCGAAGGTGGGGTTGATCTGCGTCGCAAATTGATTTCTGAAGGTAAGGTGTCGACCAATGCCATCTTATTCGATTCAGGCTCTGCCAACCTACAGCCCCAATCGATGGGGGTCATTCGCCAAATTTCACAGGTACTGCAACAAGAAAGTGGTATGAATCTAAAGATTGTGGGGCACACCGATGCCGATGGCTCCGATGAAAACAATTTGGCCCTTTCCCAAAAACGGGCCGAGGCTGTCAAAAATGCCCTGGTCTCAGTTTATGGTATTTCGGCCGATAGGCTCACAACCGAAGGTAAAGGCGAAAGCGAACCCATTGCCGATAATAACAGCCCCGACGGAAAGGCACAGAACAGAAGAGTTGAATTTATAAAACAATAA
- a CDS encoding tetratricopeptide repeat protein has translation MRQCLIVVLLSFLPFSILGQDTYNIDSLQSVYSQTDNDTVKIKVLERLFDNYLYKEPDSSRKYYLQMLSLSREKNFDWGMYKGFLYKSTFYWAQSNLDSVIASMNNALKFAEKLEDDGKISTCYVRLAMAQSNLGNYDEAKRLTYKALEIAKRSNDWEGLYYSYYRLGNTYYYKNDFDNALANYLKVDSIFQHHERKEPALAASLANIGQIYMELENFDKAKTYFLKSKESYRLMDRTEGVMYIGYNMAKLDFNKGHFQKSIDSLIPILDYYSNAGNLTEVSEISGLIGASYLKLQDYRNARKYYENSLETAERSNNKILIASGLIGLAKVEKNQGNPDKAITHLKKALKIYDGMNITYNKSQIFKDLATSYSEIKDYKSAYEYLQAFQSLEDSIIKVENVKNIHELETKYQTEKKEQEIALLNSEKELIEQQKNNQQKLLLIGIGIVTLVGIFLFILFKNRQKTAKKLEELDQLKSRFFANISHEFRTPLTLISGPIEQKLQSGKLSMADRKDFEMIQRNSQRLLSLVDQLLDLSKLETGKYQLRVAKGNLGNLIHALGESFQFTAKQQDIAYKIDVEGLQEAWFDKDVVEKIMANLLSNAMKYTDKGGSVSLKAKRENDKAVILVENTASSINPETLEKLFDRFYQANAHAEGVGIGLSLVKELVGVNHGSIKVDQTSEGTLQFEIVLPIAKSAFKKDEFAEQSFDEAYVAPSIPTAFSIPIEASNDINEDDDRDILLLVEDNAEVRQLLRNTFTGAYRILEAADGQEGIEKALEHVPDLIISDIMMPKVNGLRLCETLKTDERTSHIPIILLTAKAGEEDQYKGLSTGADAYITKPFKTRMLETRVKNLITSRKALRNRYSQEVILKPKDIAITNLDERFLERVQKVLHQKLTESTFSIQEFSEAVGMSRMQLHRKLKALTGHSASEFVRSQRLKLAATLLQNSDANVSEIGFQVGFNDPSYFTKCFREAYGVSPTEYSKKNAS, from the coding sequence ATGAGGCAGTGCTTAATAGTTGTTTTACTATCTTTCTTGCCCTTTTCAATCTTAGGGCAAGACACTTACAATATAGACTCCTTACAATCCGTATATTCTCAAACGGACAATGATACCGTAAAAATAAAAGTGCTCGAACGTCTTTTTGACAATTATCTTTATAAAGAGCCAGATTCGTCACGAAAATATTATTTACAAATGCTTTCACTATCCCGAGAAAAAAACTTTGATTGGGGTATGTACAAAGGCTTTTTGTACAAATCAACTTTTTATTGGGCCCAATCAAATTTAGATAGTGTCATAGCTTCGATGAACAATGCCCTAAAATTTGCCGAGAAACTAGAAGATGACGGCAAGATCAGCACATGCTATGTAAGATTGGCCATGGCCCAATCAAATTTGGGAAATTACGATGAAGCAAAAAGACTGACCTATAAAGCCCTTGAAATTGCAAAACGCAGTAATGATTGGGAAGGCCTTTACTACTCTTATTATCGATTGGGCAACACCTATTACTACAAAAATGACTTTGACAATGCGCTAGCGAATTACCTAAAAGTCGATTCCATTTTTCAACACCATGAGCGAAAAGAACCAGCCTTGGCCGCCTCGTTGGCTAACATCGGGCAAATCTACATGGAGCTTGAAAATTTCGATAAGGCAAAAACTTACTTTTTAAAGAGTAAAGAATCATATAGGCTTATGGACAGGACTGAAGGAGTGATGTACATAGGCTACAATATGGCCAAACTAGACTTCAACAAAGGCCATTTTCAAAAAAGCATTGATTCATTGATTCCAATATTGGATTATTATTCAAACGCGGGCAATTTAACCGAAGTTAGTGAAATTTCAGGATTGATCGGGGCCTCATATCTCAAGCTTCAAGATTATCGTAACGCCAGAAAATACTACGAAAATTCTCTTGAAACGGCAGAAAGATCAAACAATAAAATTCTTATTGCCAGCGGTTTAATAGGTTTGGCCAAGGTTGAAAAAAATCAAGGCAATCCAGACAAAGCCATTACACACTTAAAAAAGGCTTTAAAAATATATGATGGCATGAACATCACATATAACAAATCGCAAATCTTCAAAGATTTAGCGACTTCATATTCAGAAATAAAAGATTATAAGAGCGCCTATGAGTACCTTCAAGCGTTTCAATCCTTAGAAGATAGTATCATAAAAGTTGAAAATGTAAAAAATATCCATGAGCTTGAAACAAAATATCAAACTGAGAAAAAAGAACAAGAAATTGCACTGTTGAATTCTGAAAAAGAGCTTATTGAGCAACAAAAAAACAATCAACAAAAATTGTTATTGATTGGTATTGGCATTGTTACTTTGGTCGGAATTTTTCTGTTTATTCTTTTTAAAAACCGCCAAAAAACCGCCAAAAAGCTAGAAGAGCTTGACCAATTGAAATCAAGGTTCTTTGCCAATATTTCCCATGAGTTCAGAACACCGTTGACCTTGATTTCAGGACCTATCGAACAAAAACTCCAATCTGGCAAATTGTCAATGGCCGACCGTAAGGATTTTGAAATGATCCAGCGTAATTCCCAACGGCTGCTTAGCCTGGTAGATCAGTTGTTGGACCTTTCAAAACTGGAGACGGGCAAATACCAACTGAGGGTGGCAAAGGGCAATCTGGGCAACCTGATCCATGCCTTGGGCGAATCGTTTCAATTCACCGCAAAACAGCAAGACATCGCTTATAAAATCGATGTCGAAGGCCTTCAAGAGGCTTGGTTCGATAAAGATGTGGTCGAAAAAATTATGGCCAACCTGCTATCCAACGCCATGAAGTATACCGATAAAGGAGGAAGTGTTTCGTTGAAAGCCAAGAGAGAAAATGATAAGGCCGTTATTTTGGTCGAGAACACGGCCAGCTCGATAAATCCAGAAACCCTTGAAAAACTGTTCGACCGCTTTTACCAGGCCAACGCCCATGCCGAAGGAGTGGGCATCGGGCTCTCACTGGTCAAAGAATTGGTGGGTGTTAACCATGGTTCAATCAAAGTTGATCAAACATCAGAGGGCACTCTACAATTTGAGATTGTGCTTCCCATCGCCAAATCGGCTTTCAAAAAAGATGAGTTTGCAGAACAATCTTTTGACGAAGCGTATGTTGCACCCTCCATTCCTACTGCGTTTTCAATACCCATCGAAGCATCGAATGATATCAACGAAGACGACGACAGGGACATACTTCTCTTGGTCGAAGACAATGCCGAGGTACGGCAACTGTTGAGAAACACCTTTACGGGTGCATACCGGATCTTGGAGGCCGCCGATGGCCAAGAAGGCATCGAAAAAGCCCTGGAACATGTGCCCGACCTAATCATCTCCGATATCATGATGCCCAAAGTAAATGGTCTTAGACTGTGTGAAACCCTAAAGACCGATGAGCGCACCAGTCACATCCCCATCATTTTGCTGACGGCAAAAGCGGGCGAAGAAGACCAGTACAAGGGGCTTTCGACCGGCGCCGATGCCTATATCACCAAGCCCTTCAAGACCAGAATGCTCGAGACCCGTGTCAAAAACCTAATAACATCGCGCAAGGCCCTTCGAAATCGTTACAGCCAAGAAGTGATCTTAAAACCCAAAGACATTGCCATCACCAACCTCGATGAGCGTTTTTTGGAGCGGGTTCAAAAAGTACTCCACCAAAAGCTCACTGAGTCGACGTTCAGTATTCAAGAATTTAGCGAGGCCGTGGGCATGAGCCGTATGCAACTGCACCGAAAACTGAAAGCGTTGACAGGTCATTCGGCATCAGAATTTGTGCGCTCGCAACGATTAAAACTTGCGGCGACCCTGTTGCAAAATAGCGATGCCAATGTTTCGGAGATTGGATTTCAGGTAGGTTTCAACGACCCTTCTTACTTCACAAAATGCTTTAGGGAGGCTTATGGTGTCTCCCCAACGGAATACAGCAAAAAGAATGCCTCCTAA
- a CDS encoding OmpA family protein yields MKDSTIYTILLAAFFASIHPGHGQFLKKLKERAERAAEETIHRKVEEKTAEETEKVMDTILEAPGKKVRKRKKRNNNSSSEDVENEEYYEEEAYPEDGNFGQTTNKGDIEVYSKFDFVPGDKQLFFDDFGNDFIGDFPSKWNTNAGGEVVTLGESPQKWLELKSGFHLYYVPDVPPLPQDHTIEFDVAAVGLDGQTSSTAQLRVTLSDDPKFGQGHNFVFVEIPFCQYAPIGITVENRINDKREIRSTVQADIRDEVLNNPHISIAVNNNRFRLWVNEVKYIDVPRLVPSGAILKTLKFSANGFKDGKEKVLITNLKVAEGGVDLRRKLISEGKISTNAILFDSGSANLQPQSMGVIRQISQVLQQESGMNLKIVGHTDADGSDENNLALSQKRAEAVKNTLVSVYGIDANRLRAEGKGETEPVADNTTTDGKAQNRRVEFIKI; encoded by the coding sequence ATGAAAGATTCAACTATATATACCATTTTACTCGCTGCCTTTTTTGCATCGATTCATCCTGGACATGGCCAATTTTTGAAAAAATTGAAAGAAAGGGCCGAACGGGCTGCCGAGGAGACCATACACAGAAAAGTAGAGGAAAAGACCGCCGAGGAAACCGAAAAAGTCATGGACACCATTCTCGAAGCGCCCGGCAAGAAAGTCCGAAAGAGAAAGAAAAGAAATAATAACAGTTCATCGGAAGATGTTGAAAACGAAGAATATTATGAAGAAGAGGCTTACCCAGAAGATGGAAATTTTGGGCAAACGACCAACAAAGGCGATATTGAGGTCTACAGCAAGTTCGACTTTGTGCCCGGCGATAAACAACTGTTCTTTGATGATTTCGGAAATGACTTTATAGGTGATTTCCCCTCAAAATGGAACACCAACGCCGGGGGCGAAGTGGTTACCCTGGGAGAATCGCCCCAGAAATGGCTCGAACTGAAATCCGGTTTCCACCTCTATTATGTCCCCGATGTGCCGCCCCTGCCCCAAGACCATACCATTGAGTTCGATGTCGCAGCGGTGGGCCTTGACGGGCAAACCTCATCAACGGCACAATTGAGGGTGACCCTGAGCGATGACCCTAAGTTTGGCCAAGGCCACAATTTCGTCTTCGTCGAGATCCCCTTCTGTCAATATGCACCAATAGGCATCACGGTCGAGAACAGGATCAATGACAAAAGGGAAATCCGTAGTACCGTACAGGCCGATATAAGGGATGAGGTCTTGAACAACCCGCACATATCCATCGCTGTGAACAACAACCGATTCAGGTTGTGGGTCAACGAGGTGAAGTACATCGACGTTCCCAGATTGGTGCCCTCAGGGGCCATTTTGAAGACCTTGAAGTTCAGTGCCAACGGCTTTAAGGATGGCAAGGAAAAAGTACTCATAACCAACCTGAAGGTGGCCGAGGGAGGGGTAGACCTAAGAAGAAAGCTCATCTCCGAAGGTAAAATCTCCACCAATGCCATCTTATTCGATTCAGGCTCTGCCAACCTACAGCCCCAATCGATGGGGGTCATTCGCCAAATCTCGCAGGTACTGCAACAAGAAAGCGGCATGAACCTAAAAATTGTGGGGCACACCGATGCCGATGGCTCCGATGAAAACAACTTGGCCCTGTCCCAAAAAAGGGCAGAGGCCGTGAAAAACACCCTGGTCTCTGTCTATGGCATCGATGCCAACCGACTGCGGGCCGAGGGCAAGGGCGAGACCGAGCCTGTGGCCGACAATACTACCACTGATGGCAAGGCCCAGAACCGCCGCGTGGAGTTTATAAAAATATAA
- a CDS encoding C39 family peptidase, whose product MRTTIKMVVLAFLINSINVSANSTNETTFSGDGILIKAIHVTKFPNGRNGKNFDKNNGPDLYAQLFVDWKKGGKSNVIKDCKRGRIPILSGGKMPFRIEQNKLYHLQILDHDSDKGVGSNRDEEVSGKIQITWRGLISRFGKKDTYLIEDPRYNDVAFLLMVEHVSGSTAAGERAYIKYVKPIDQEYVPPKNKVLEGCGPVAAAMVMGYWQTEHGYKIMNPSDRFNGTAHPTQTILDFRDKADTKAWGDQEQSATRKMKMKDALEHFVKEANKSVYNKPKLKVDMMWSIRRWSEKRQRLKKELREGSPVILLVKEMPPCLKGKWVDATKVVADHYIVAVGFDDAKKEYYVLPGWEEKPKSTSSGPEVHERENRAHCKCSYSEIAKSDPSLIWIKR is encoded by the coding sequence ATGAGAACAACAATTAAAATGGTAGTTCTGGCATTTTTGATCAATTCAATAAATGTAAGTGCCAACTCTACCAATGAAACCACTTTTTCAGGAGATGGCATATTGATCAAGGCCATCCATGTGACCAAATTTCCGAATGGTCGAAACGGAAAAAATTTTGACAAAAACAACGGTCCCGATCTATATGCCCAATTATTTGTGGATTGGAAAAAGGGAGGAAAATCAAATGTAATTAAGGATTGTAAAAGAGGGCGAATTCCCATTTTATCAGGCGGGAAAATGCCTTTTCGCATAGAACAGAACAAGCTCTATCATTTACAGATACTTGACCATGACAGCGACAAAGGGGTAGGAAGCAATCGTGACGAAGAGGTGTCAGGCAAAATTCAGATTACCTGGCGTGGCCTTATTTCTAGGTTTGGCAAAAAAGACACTTACTTGATTGAAGATCCACGCTATAATGATGTGGCTTTCTTATTGATGGTTGAGCATGTCAGTGGCTCAACTGCTGCTGGTGAAAGGGCTTATATCAAATATGTAAAACCCATCGACCAAGAATACGTGCCGCCAAAAAACAAAGTGCTCGAAGGGTGTGGCCCAGTAGCTGCAGCAATGGTCATGGGCTACTGGCAAACCGAACATGGATATAAAATCATGAACCCTTCTGATAGATTTAATGGGACTGCCCACCCTACCCAAACTATTCTTGATTTTCGTGATAAGGCAGATACCAAAGCTTGGGGCGACCAAGAGCAAAGTGCTACGAGAAAAATGAAAATGAAAGATGCCCTTGAACATTTTGTAAAAGAAGCTAATAAATCAGTTTACAACAAACCAAAGTTGAAAGTGGATATGATGTGGAGCATTAGACGATGGAGCGAAAAAAGGCAACGTCTCAAAAAAGAACTAAGGGAGGGCAGCCCTGTAATTCTTTTAGTCAAAGAAATGCCGCCTTGCCTTAAGGGAAAGTGGGTAGATGCCACCAAAGTAGTAGCCGACCACTATATCGTTGCCGTTGGTTTTGACGATGCCAAAAAGGAATATTATGTATTGCCCGGATGGGAAGAAAAACCGAAATCAACCAGTAGTGGACCAGAAGTACATGAAAGAGAGAATCGTGCACATTGCAAATGTTCCTACAGTGAAATTGCTAAATCTGACCCTAGTTTAATCTGGATCAAAAGATAG
- a CDS encoding DUF11 domain-containing protein, whose translation MKKYCFLIFFGLLWAFPASSQSADLSLELSVDDNLVEAGQEVTFTIRVVNDGPDTTLGVKVLSLLPSGYDFVGYKANEGTYDATTGVWDIVGMGYGINAILKVTAIVKNSGEHMVLAEVMASDLLDYDSVPGNGVDTDGDGIIADDPQDEDDGDGQIVVLAGETSDSNCLAPAVKVSSMSSNPTNIDGRFKFDYKN comes from the coding sequence ATGAAAAAGTATTGCTTTCTTATATTTTTCGGTTTGCTGTGGGCCTTCCCTGCGTCCTCACAGTCTGCAGATTTAAGTTTAGAGCTTTCTGTGGATGACAACTTGGTCGAAGCTGGCCAAGAGGTCACATTTACCATTAGGGTCGTTAACGATGGCCCCGACACCACTCTTGGTGTCAAGGTGCTGAGTTTATTGCCATCGGGCTATGATTTTGTTGGTTATAAGGCCAATGAAGGCACATACGATGCAACAACTGGTGTTTGGGACATTGTGGGTATGGGCTATGGCATAAATGCAATTCTAAAGGTTACTGCCATAGTAAAAAATTCTGGCGAACACATGGTATTGGCAGAAGTCATGGCCAGTGACCTACTTGACTATGATAGTGTTCCTGGCAATGGGGTCGATACCGATGGTGATGGAATAATTGCAGACGACCCCCAAGATGAAGACGACGGGGATGGGCAAATTGTGGTACTCGCCGGTGAGACATCGGACAGTAATTGTCTGGCGCCAGCTGTCAAAGTAAGCTCAATGTCTTCAAATCCAACAAATATTGATGGGCGTTTTAAGTTTGATTATAAAAATTGA